In Neisseriaceae bacterium CLB008, one genomic interval encodes:
- the hcaF gene encoding 3-phenylpropionate/cinnamic acid dioxygenase subunit beta → MNTVSLALHHEISQFLYHEMTLLDDWLFRDWLDVMASDIHYTMRTCVNAQTRDRRRSVQPPTTWIFNEDKHQLERRIARLETGMAWAEEPPSRTRHLLTNIQVTPVEGSEDEFDIRLNYLLYRSQKERDETYYAGMRQDRIRRTDSALGWQVCRRDIVLDQVVLTSHNISVLF, encoded by the coding sequence ATGAATACGGTCTCTTTAGCGCTTCATCATGAAATCAGCCAGTTTTTATACCATGAAATGACCTTGCTGGACGATTGGCTGTTCCGCGACTGGCTAGACGTGATGGCCAGCGACATTCACTACACCATGCGCACCTGCGTCAACGCCCAAACGCGCGACCGCCGTCGTTCGGTACAGCCGCCGACCACTTGGATTTTTAATGAAGACAAGCATCAGCTGGAACGGCGCATTGCGCGTTTGGAAACGGGCATGGCGTGGGCGGAAGAACCCCCTTCGCGCACCCGCCACTTGCTCACCAATATTCAGGTGACGCCGGTTGAAGGCAGTGAAGATGAGTTTGACATACGTCTAAACTATTTGCTGTATCGCTCCCAAAAAGAGCGAGACGAAACCTATTACGCCGGCATGCGCCAAGACCGCATTCGCCGCACCGACAGCGCCTTGGGTTGGCAGGTGTGCCGCCGCGACATCGTGTTGGATCAGGTTGTTTTAACATCACATAATATAAGCGTTTTATTTTAA
- the dmpG gene encoding 4-hydroxy-2-oxovalerate aldolase produces MSQPTIRLHDMTLRDGMHPKRHQMTLDDMKNIATGLDAAGVPLIEITHGDGLGGSSVNYGFPAHSDEDYLSTVIPLLNQAKVSALLLPGIGTTAHLHMAHELGVHCIRVATHSTEADVSEQHISAARTLGMDVVGFLMMAHMASPEQLLSQAQLMVAYGANCVYVTDSAGYMLPEDVKARVGLMKQTFGDAVEIGFHGHHNLAMGVANSVAAIEAGATRIDAAAAGLGAGAGNTPLEALVAVCNRMGITTGVDLFKVQDVAEDLVVPIMDHPIRLDRDALTLGYAGVYSSFLLFAKRAEAQYGVSARDILLELGRRGTVGGQEDMIEDLALTMAKAR; encoded by the coding sequence ATGAGCCAACCCACGATTCGTTTACACGACATGACCTTACGCGACGGCATGCACCCTAAGCGCCATCAAATGACGCTGGACGACATGAAAAACATTGCCACCGGCCTAGATGCCGCCGGCGTGCCGCTGATTGAAATCACCCACGGCGATGGCCTAGGCGGCAGCTCAGTCAACTACGGCTTCCCAGCCCACAGCGACGAAGACTATCTATCGACCGTGATTCCTTTACTCAATCAGGCCAAGGTATCGGCTTTATTGCTGCCAGGCATCGGCACCACCGCCCACCTACACATGGCGCATGAACTCGGCGTTCACTGCATTCGCGTGGCCACCCACAGCACCGAGGCCGACGTTTCCGAACAGCACATCAGCGCGGCACGAACGTTGGGCATGGACGTGGTCGGGTTTTTAATGATGGCCCACATGGCCAGCCCTGAGCAGCTCTTAAGCCAGGCTCAGCTGATGGTGGCCTATGGCGCGAACTGCGTCTACGTCACCGATTCGGCCGGCTACATGCTGCCTGAAGATGTCAAAGCCCGCGTCGGCCTAATGAAGCAAACCTTTGGCGATGCGGTAGAAATTGGCTTTCACGGCCACCACAATCTGGCCATGGGCGTGGCCAACTCCGTGGCCGCCATTGAGGCCGGCGCCACCCGCATCGACGCCGCCGCCGCAGGCCTAGGCGCAGGCGCGGGCAATACGCCCCTCGAAGCCTTAGTGGCTGTGTGCAACCGCATGGGCATCACCACCGGCGTTGACCTATTTAAAGTTCAAGACGTGGCCGAGGATTTAGTGGTCCCCATCATGGATCACCCCATTCGCCTTGATCGAGACGCCTTAACCCTAGGCTACGCAGGCGTCTACTCATCGTTCTTATTATTCGCCAAACGTGCCGAGGCCCAGTATGGCGTCTCCGCCCGCGACATCCTGCTAGAGCTTGGCCGCCGCGGCACCGTGGGTGGTCAAGAAGACATGATCGAAGACCTAGCTTTAACCATGGCCAAAGCCCGCTAA
- a CDS encoding acetaldehyde dehydrogenase (acetylating) gives MNKIKCALIGPGNIGTDLLYKLQRSPVLEPVWMVGIDPTSEGLARAASMGLKTTAEGVDGLLPHVAADGIQIAFDATSAYVHAENSRKLNELGVVMIDLTPAAIGPFCVPPVNLAQGLSLDLMNVNMVTCGGQATIPMVAAVSQVQPVDYAEIVATVSSRSVGPGTRKNIDEFTLTTASAIEQVGGAKEGKAIIIINPAEPPLMMRDTVHCLVAGEPDQAAITASVLAMVKQVQTYVPGYRLVNGPIFDGNRVSIFLEVAGLGDFLPTYAGNLDIMTAAAAKTAEIFANNMLKGASQ, from the coding sequence ATGAACAAAATCAAATGCGCCTTAATCGGTCCTGGCAACATCGGCACCGATTTACTGTATAAGCTCCAACGCAGCCCCGTCCTAGAACCCGTCTGGATGGTCGGCATCGACCCCACCTCAGAAGGCTTAGCCCGCGCCGCCAGCATGGGTTTGAAAACCACTGCCGAAGGTGTGGACGGTCTGCTGCCGCACGTGGCCGCCGATGGCATTCAAATCGCCTTCGACGCCACTTCAGCCTATGTCCACGCTGAAAACAGCCGCAAGCTCAACGAGCTGGGTGTGGTGATGATTGACTTGACCCCCGCCGCCATTGGCCCTTTTTGCGTGCCGCCGGTGAACTTAGCCCAAGGCCTGAGCCTAGACTTAATGAACGTCAATATGGTGACCTGCGGTGGCCAAGCCACCATCCCCATGGTGGCAGCCGTCTCTCAGGTGCAGCCGGTTGACTACGCCGAAATCGTGGCCACCGTGTCCAGCCGCTCGGTTGGCCCAGGCACCCGCAAAAACATTGATGAATTCACCCTCACCACCGCCAGCGCCATCGAACAGGTCGGCGGCGCCAAAGAAGGCAAGGCCATCATCATCATTAACCCGGCTGAGCCGCCGTTGATGATGCGCGACACCGTGCATTGCCTGGTCGCTGGAGAGCCTGATCAGGCAGCCATCACCGCCTCGGTTCTGGCCATGGTCAAACAGGTGCAAACCTATGTCCCTGGCTATCGACTGGTCAACGGTCCCATATTCGACGGCAACCGTGTGTCCATCTTTTTAGAGGTCGCAGGCCTAGGCGACTTCTTACCAACGTACGCCGGCAACCTCGACATCATGACCGCCGCCGCTGCAAAAACGGCTGAAATCTTTGCCAATAATATGTTGAAAGGGGCATCTCAATGA
- a CDS encoding uracil-DNA glycosylase family protein encodes MPKPMPATQAEANADKIVETHPLAPFMPKHAKVLMMGTFPPPAQRWSESFYYPNFTNDMWRIMGLIFFNDKDHFLDLAHKSIKADDIAAFLNHVGFALSDTVYKAHRLKGNAADQFLDIVEERNIRQLLDQLPDCRTLLTTGEKAMSIACGQFGLTKIPKPSEYVEVEYRGQTLRLYRMPSSSRAYPLKLEKKTELYRRALAPVFGLDEE; translated from the coding sequence ATGCCTAAACCCATGCCTGCCACCCAGGCCGAAGCCAACGCCGACAAAATCGTTGAAACCCATCCATTAGCACCCTTTATGCCTAAGCACGCCAAAGTGTTGATGATGGGCACCTTTCCGCCACCAGCCCAGCGCTGGAGCGAATCGTTTTACTACCCCAACTTCACCAACGACATGTGGCGCATCATGGGCCTGATCTTTTTTAACGACAAAGACCATTTTCTAGACTTGGCCCACAAAAGCATTAAGGCCGACGACATCGCCGCCTTTTTGAACCACGTAGGCTTTGCCCTATCCGATACCGTTTACAAAGCCCATCGGCTCAAAGGCAACGCCGCCGATCAGTTTTTAGACATCGTCGAAGAACGCAATATTCGTCAGCTGCTGGATCAGCTTCCCGACTGCCGCACCCTACTCACTACCGGCGAAAAAGCCATGAGCATCGCCTGCGGCCAGTTTGGCCTCACCAAAATCCCCAAGCCCAGCGAATACGTCGAAGTCGAATACCGTGGCCAAACGCTGAGGCTGTACCGCATGCCTTCGTCCTCACGCGCCTATCCGCTTAAGCTGGAGAAAAAAACCGAGCTGTATCGCCGCGCCCTCGCGCCGGTGTTTGGGCTAGATGAGGAATAA
- a CDS encoding alpha/beta fold hydrolase, which yields MNKIAIPHYQTDAFFGLQDQWVETAAGELTHYHELGRGTPILFLHGSGTGVSAAANWWLNLPELASCGRCIAIDSIGYGQTLTPDDTPYGIREWVQHAVRVLDALGIEKTWIVGNSLGGWLAFQFAIDYPERLLGIVSMGTGGAKKTAALAGHAKPTLTEDGIRETLKQFVVDDALITDELVAVRYQAALNDSASDRLVKVITARDRDRDALPLDFEVLAKLTVPVLLIHGTQDVVIPVSRTWDLLNVIPNADAHIFSQCGHWSQVERAQEFNQVVKQYLALHA from the coding sequence ATGAATAAGATTGCCATTCCTCATTACCAAACCGATGCTTTTTTTGGCTTACAAGATCAGTGGGTTGAAACCGCCGCCGGCGAGCTGACCCACTATCATGAGCTGGGCAGAGGCACGCCGATTTTGTTTTTACACGGCTCGGGTACTGGCGTCTCGGCGGCGGCAAACTGGTGGTTGAACCTGCCTGAGCTGGCCAGCTGTGGGCGCTGTATTGCGATCGATTCGATAGGCTATGGCCAAACCCTCACCCCTGACGATACCCCCTACGGCATTCGTGAGTGGGTGCAGCATGCGGTCCGAGTATTGGATGCTTTAGGGATTGAAAAAACCTGGATTGTGGGCAATTCTTTGGGCGGCTGGTTGGCGTTTCAGTTTGCCATCGATTATCCAGAACGCTTGTTGGGCATTGTGTCCATGGGCACGGGAGGCGCCAAAAAAACGGCGGCCTTGGCTGGCCACGCCAAACCTACTCTAACCGAAGACGGCATTCGCGAAACCTTAAAGCAGTTCGTGGTTGACGATGCGTTGATTACCGATGAGCTGGTGGCCGTGCGTTATCAGGCTGCCCTAAACGATTCGGCCTCCGACCGTTTAGTGAAGGTGATCACCGCTCGCGATCGAGATCGCGATGCGCTGCCGCTTGATTTTGAGGTCTTAGCCAAGCTGACGGTGCCGGTGTTGCTGATTCACGGCACGCAAGACGTGGTGATTCCTGTGTCGCGCACCTGGGATTTACTCAACGTCATCCCTAACGCCGATGCCCACATCTTTAGCCAGTGTGGTCATTGGTCACAAGTAGAGCGGGCGCAAGAGTTTAACCAAGTGGTGAAGCAGTATTTGGCTTTACATGCTTAA
- a CDS encoding 2-keto-4-pentenoate hydratase produces MSTPLTVEAAAAALRAAQQQRQPLEPIKARFGADQHSIDIAYAIQEANTEHALAAGQRLVGRKIGLTSPKVQQQLGVGEPDFGMLFADMAVGQGMPVSLQSLILPKVEAEIALVIGRDLKHERHTYADIIGATEYALPAIEIVDSRIADWRISLFDTVADNASSARFVLGSQPVLLRDVDVAECAMQMTDQNGQIVASGEGTQCLYNPLNAAIWLADLMVARGRPLLAGDIILTGALGPMVAVTAPNRFSVNIAQLGTVTTEFVR; encoded by the coding sequence ATGTCTACCCCCCTCACCGTTGAAGCCGCCGCGGCGGCTCTACGCGCGGCTCAACAGCAACGTCAGCCGCTCGAGCCCATTAAAGCCCGCTTTGGTGCTGATCAACACAGCATCGACATCGCCTACGCCATTCAAGAAGCCAACACCGAGCACGCCCTCGCCGCAGGTCAACGCTTAGTCGGTCGTAAAATCGGCCTCACCTCGCCCAAAGTTCAGCAGCAGCTCGGCGTAGGCGAACCCGATTTTGGCATGCTGTTCGCCGACATGGCCGTTGGCCAAGGCATGCCCGTATCGCTGCAATCGCTGATTTTGCCCAAGGTAGAGGCCGAAATCGCCCTCGTCATCGGCCGCGACCTCAAGCATGAGCGCCACACCTACGCCGACATCATCGGCGCCACCGAATACGCCCTACCCGCCATTGAAATCGTGGACAGCCGCATCGCCGACTGGCGCATCAGCCTCTTCGACACCGTCGCCGACAATGCCTCCAGCGCACGCTTTGTCTTAGGCAGCCAGCCAGTTTTGCTGCGCGACGTAGACGTAGCCGAATGCGCCATGCAGATGACCGACCAGAACGGCCAAATCGTGGCCAGCGGCGAAGGCACCCAATGCCTATACAACCCTTTAAATGCCGCCATTTGGCTGGCTGATCTGATGGTGGCGCGCGGCCGCCCCCTATTGGCCGGCGACATCATTTTGACCGGCGCCCTTGGCCCCATGGTGGCCGTCACCGCCCCTAACCGTTTTAGCGTCAACATCGCCCAACTGGGTACGGTGACGACAGAATTTGTGCGATAA
- the hcaR gene encoding DNA-binding transcriptional regulator HcaR yields the protein MELRHLRYFVAVAEELNFSKAALRLFTSQPSLSQQIKDLEDEIGVQLFERTKRRVDMTPEGEIFLREARLTLEQAERAIQLTRQAHQNRSRLLSVGFVPAAEVSVFPHLFPQLRAAFPNLEVNLHSLPTGQQEQALLNGEIDIAFMRQIIDNDEYEHTVVLQEPLALLLPTNHPLAAKTVIDVAALNNVDFVHSDPAYSGRLYPLINQYFDHHGVHINTVQNASNILLNLNLVSMGLGCTLLPAYTTALISDKVCVRPLNPPPPPIDLLMVSRKDHPMPELKAFKALVIEHFA from the coding sequence ATGGAGTTACGACACCTACGATATTTCGTGGCGGTGGCAGAGGAACTGAACTTTAGTAAAGCCGCTTTACGGCTATTCACTTCCCAGCCCTCGCTGAGCCAGCAAATCAAAGACCTAGAAGATGAAATTGGGGTGCAGCTGTTTGAGCGCACCAAGCGACGCGTGGACATGACCCCCGAAGGGGAAATATTTCTGCGCGAAGCGAGGCTGACGCTGGAGCAAGCCGAACGGGCCATTCAGCTCACGCGTCAGGCCCACCAAAACCGCAGCCGCCTTTTGTCGGTCGGCTTTGTGCCCGCCGCAGAGGTGAGCGTCTTCCCCCACCTTTTTCCCCAGCTGCGCGCGGCCTTCCCCAATCTAGAGGTCAACCTGCACAGCCTGCCCACCGGCCAGCAGGAACAGGCCTTACTCAATGGCGAAATCGACATCGCCTTTATGCGCCAAATCATCGACAACGATGAGTATGAACACACCGTGGTGTTACAAGAACCACTGGCCCTGCTGCTGCCGACCAACCACCCCTTAGCGGCCAAAACCGTCATTGACGTGGCGGCACTGAACAACGTCGACTTTGTACACTCTGACCCAGCGTACTCTGGCCGACTCTACCCCTTAATCAACCAGTATTTTGACCACCACGGCGTACACATCAACACGGTTCAAAACGCCAGCAATATTTTGCTCAACCTCAACCTAGTCAGCATGGGCCTAGGCTGTACCCTACTGCCGGCCTACACCACGGCGTTGATCAGCGATAAGGTGTGCGTGCGCCCACTCAATCCGCCGCCGCCCCCTATCGACCTTTTGATGGTCTCCCGTAAAGACCACCCCATGCCGGAACTTAAAGCCTTTAAAGCCTTGGTCATAGAGCATTTCGCCTAG
- the hcaE gene encoding 3-phenylpropionate/cinnamic acid dioxygenase subunit alpha, with protein sequence MSTTIDFNALVDAKNGRVTPVIYTDPAIYELELERVFGRCWLFLCHESQIPKAGDFFNTFMGEDPVVIVRQKDGTIKAFLNQCRHRSMRVSYADSGNTRAFTCPYHGWSYGTDGALIEVPLETRAYPHGLCKEKWGLQEVTRVASYKGLIFGNWDEGAPDLATYMGDMAWYLDGVLDRREGGTEIIGGVQKWEIECNWKFAAEQFASDQYHALFSHASAVQVLGAKPDDDADKKLGAGQTARPVWETAKDAIQYGEDGHGSGFFFTEQPDANVWVDGEVSQYFRDTYQEAEDRLGEVRALRLAGHNTLFPTMSWLNGTATLRVWHPKGANKVEVWAFCIADKDAPQDVKDAFERSATRAFGPAGFLEQDDSENWVEIQKILRGHRARNTPLCMEMGIGNEKRREDGIPGITNYIFSETAARGLYRRWADLLMSDNWDEVIERTEAFKAEVLQP encoded by the coding sequence ATGAGTACAACAATTGATTTCAATGCCTTAGTCGATGCAAAAAACGGACGGGTGACGCCGGTCATTTACACGGATCCAGCCATTTATGAGCTGGAGTTGGAACGGGTGTTCGGACGGTGTTGGTTGTTCTTGTGTCACGAAAGCCAAATTCCCAAGGCGGGCGACTTTTTTAATACATTTATGGGCGAAGATCCCGTGGTGATTGTACGACAAAAAGACGGCACAATCAAAGCCTTCCTGAATCAGTGCCGCCACCGCTCCATGCGGGTGAGCTATGCCGACTCGGGCAATACCCGCGCCTTCACCTGTCCTTATCACGGTTGGTCTTACGGTACCGATGGTGCCCTCATCGAGGTGCCGCTAGAAACCCGCGCCTACCCTCACGGGCTGTGTAAAGAAAAATGGGGCCTACAGGAAGTGACGCGCGTGGCCTCATATAAAGGCCTTATTTTTGGCAATTGGGACGAAGGCGCGCCAGATTTGGCGACCTATATGGGCGACATGGCCTGGTATTTAGACGGCGTATTGGATCGCCGTGAAGGCGGCACCGAAATCATCGGCGGGGTACAAAAATGGGAGATCGAGTGTAACTGGAAGTTTGCTGCCGAGCAGTTCGCCAGCGATCAATATCATGCGCTGTTCTCACATGCCTCTGCGGTTCAGGTGCTGGGTGCTAAGCCCGATGACGATGCCGACAAAAAGCTCGGCGCTGGCCAAACGGCCAGACCCGTTTGGGAAACCGCCAAAGACGCGATTCAATACGGCGAAGATGGCCACGGCTCTGGCTTTTTCTTCACCGAACAGCCCGACGCCAACGTGTGGGTGGATGGTGAAGTGTCGCAATATTTTCGCGACACCTATCAAGAGGCTGAGGACCGCTTGGGTGAAGTGCGGGCCTTGCGTTTGGCTGGCCACAACACCTTATTCCCGACTATGTCGTGGCTAAACGGCACGGCAACGCTGCGGGTTTGGCATCCTAAAGGCGCCAATAAGGTAGAGGTGTGGGCCTTTTGTATTGCCGATAAAGACGCGCCACAAGACGTTAAAGATGCGTTTGAACGCAGCGCCACGCGGGCGTTTGGTCCTGCTGGCTTCTTGGAGCAAGATGATTCAGAAAACTGGGTGGAGATTCAAAAAATCTTGCGCGGCCATCGTGCCCGCAACACGCCGCTGTGCATGGAAATGGGCATCGGCAACGAAAAACGTCGTGAAGACGGCATCCCCGGTATCACCAACTATATTTTCTCTGAAACCGCTGCGCGCGGCCTCTATCGCCGCTGGGCCGATCTCTTAATGTCAGACAATTGGGATGAGGTCATCGAACGCACAGAAGCTTTTAAAGCGGAGGTTTTGCAGCCATGA
- the hcaC gene encoding 3-phenylpropionate/cinnamic acid dioxygenase ferredoxin subunit yields the protein MSTRLLVCAVADLDEGEALKVACQPEAIAVFHSGGKFYAMNDRCSHGNASMSDGYVEDDGTVECPLHAARFCLSSGQALCLPATDPIKTYPVVVENDQVYVELGEA from the coding sequence ATGAGTACTCGATTATTGGTCTGCGCCGTGGCAGATTTAGACGAGGGCGAAGCCCTCAAAGTAGCGTGTCAGCCAGAAGCCATTGCGGTGTTTCATTCTGGCGGCAAATTTTACGCCATGAATGACCGCTGTAGCCACGGCAATGCGTCTATGTCTGATGGCTATGTGGAAGACGATGGCACGGTGGAATGCCCCTTACATGCGGCGCGGTTTTGCTTGAGTTCAGGGCAGGCGCTGTGTCTGCCGGCCACTGATCCGATTAAAACCTACCCCGTGGTGGTGGAAAACGATCAGGTCTACGTTGAATTGGGAGAAGCCTAA
- a CDS encoding aldehyde dehydrogenase: protein MSLTKEQVFAQAQAGELWAGNLIAGHQGTGAKLVNHTPIDNSLIGYIADGDAADVNAAVAVARTTFEAGSWSHLAPSERKQVMLRWSQLLEAHSEELAALDCVDAGKPITECLNTDMPATIDTFYWYAEAVDKLFGKVAPTGRDALGLIVTEPIGVVGAVLPWNFPAQMFAWKVAPALTAGNSVIVKPAELTSLSAYRMVQLAYEAGVPEGALSLVCGLGEKVGEPLGRHMDVDIVSFTGSTEVGRYFLKYSAESNLKEVVLECGGKSPQVVFEDADLDGAVPHILAAAFWNMSENCSCGSRLIVHESVKEALLAKLIEGLKTWKVGNPMDESVSIGPMVEEAHFNKVKSFLDVTPKEGGRLVAGGKIHGDLGSGWYLEPTIFDQVTADMTLFQNEVFGPILAVTTFATEAEAIALANDTHYGLAASFYSQDVKRTMRVARAIKAGTVSINGFSEGDISTPFGGFKQSGFGGKDNGLEAFEQYVQTKVIWYVN from the coding sequence ATGTCATTAACTAAAGAACAAGTATTCGCCCAAGCTCAGGCGGGCGAATTATGGGCAGGTAATTTGATTGCCGGCCATCAAGGTACGGGTGCCAAGTTGGTCAACCATACCCCCATCGACAATAGCTTGATTGGCTATATTGCCGACGGCGATGCCGCCGATGTAAACGCCGCCGTGGCTGTGGCACGCACGACGTTTGAGGCCGGCAGCTGGAGCCATTTGGCACCGAGCGAGCGTAAGCAAGTCATGCTGCGCTGGTCGCAATTGCTAGAGGCACACAGCGAAGAGTTGGCGGCCTTGGATTGCGTAGACGCGGGCAAGCCGATTACCGAGTGTTTGAACACCGACATGCCGGCCACGATTGACACGTTTTACTGGTATGCCGAAGCAGTGGACAAGCTGTTTGGTAAGGTGGCACCGACGGGGCGTGATGCTTTGGGCCTCATCGTGACCGAGCCAATTGGCGTGGTGGGTGCCGTGTTGCCGTGGAACTTCCCTGCCCAAATGTTTGCTTGGAAGGTAGCGCCTGCGCTGACTGCGGGTAACTCGGTGATCGTCAAACCTGCGGAGCTAACGTCTTTAAGCGCCTACCGCATGGTGCAGCTGGCCTATGAAGCTGGCGTGCCAGAAGGGGCTTTGAGCCTGGTGTGTGGCTTGGGCGAAAAAGTGGGTGAGCCTTTAGGCCGCCACATGGACGTCGACATTGTGTCGTTCACCGGCTCAACCGAAGTAGGCCGCTATTTCTTGAAGTATTCGGCCGAGAGTAATCTGAAAGAGGTGGTGCTGGAGTGTGGCGGTAAAAGCCCGCAGGTGGTGTTTGAAGACGCCGATCTGGATGGAGCCGTACCGCATATTTTGGCCGCTGCTTTTTGGAATATGAGCGAAAACTGTAGCTGTGGCTCACGCCTAATCGTACATGAATCAGTGAAAGAAGCGCTATTGGCCAAGCTGATTGAGGGTTTGAAAACGTGGAAAGTGGGCAACCCTATGGACGAATCGGTGTCGATTGGGCCCATGGTGGAAGAAGCGCACTTTAATAAAGTGAAATCCTTCCTCGACGTGACGCCTAAAGAAGGCGGTCGCCTCGTGGCCGGTGGTAAAATCCACGGCGATTTGGGCAGCGGCTGGTATTTAGAGCCCACGATTTTTGATCAGGTGACGGCCGACATGACGTTGTTCCAAAACGAAGTCTTTGGTCCGATTTTGGCCGTGACCACGTTTGCAACCGAGGCCGAAGCGATTGCCTTGGCTAACGATACGCATTATGGCTTGGCTGCTTCGTTCTACAGCCAAGACGTGAAGCGCACCATGCGCGTGGCCCGAGCCATTAAGGCCGGTACGGTGTCGATCAACGGCTTTAGTGAAGGAGACATTTCAACGCCGTTTGGCGGCTTTAAACAGTCTGGTTTTGGTGGTAAAGACAATGGCCTAGAGGCCTTTGAGCAGTATGTACAAACCAAAGTGATTTGGTACGTGAACTAA
- a CDS encoding alanine/glycine:cation symporter family protein, with the protein MEAIVNTIVGYIWGNALVGLALGVGLYFTIATRGVQFRYLLEMVRLLRENKSSKEGISSFQAFCLALSGRVGVGNIAGVATAIAAGGPGAIFWMVVMGLLGGASAFIESTLAQVYKQRADGQYRGGSPYYIEKGLKLKPFAIVVAAVICLSYGVLVPGIQANTIADSFKTAFDIPPMVTGIIVTVLMAYLIFGGVKRIASVADKVVPIMALAYILLMFIILGSHYEQVPAMFSLIFRSALGMDAVFGGIVGTAVSWGVRRAVFSNVAGAGEATFSSAAAEVSHPAKQGLIQAFSIYIDTVVVCTASGLMMLVTNMYNVFPDGSSVALVEYVPGVAAGTAWTQMAVSTVFTGAGSAFVSIAVFLFAFTTLMAYYYIAETTIVYLDRKLSYPVLKLLLKFVFLIVLFFGSVQSVSLMWSLGDIGFGSMSYLNFIAIVLLSKPAFRTLRDYERQKKMGIDPIFDPRVAGVENAELWEELSDEYKKKAK; encoded by the coding sequence ATGGAAGCCATCGTTAACACCATAGTTGGTTATATTTGGGGCAATGCCTTAGTAGGTTTAGCCTTGGGCGTCGGCCTGTATTTCACCATTGCCACGCGGGGCGTGCAGTTCCGCTATTTATTGGAAATGGTCCGTTTATTAAGAGAGAACAAGTCGTCTAAAGAGGGCATCTCTTCATTTCAAGCATTTTGTTTGGCATTGTCTGGCCGCGTAGGCGTGGGCAATATTGCGGGCGTGGCCACGGCCATTGCTGCGGGTGGTCCAGGCGCCATTTTCTGGATGGTGGTGATGGGCCTATTGGGCGGTGCCAGTGCTTTTATTGAGTCGACTTTGGCTCAGGTGTATAAGCAGCGTGCCGACGGCCAGTATCGCGGTGGCTCGCCGTATTACATTGAAAAAGGCTTGAAGCTGAAGCCGTTTGCGATTGTGGTGGCGGCCGTGATTTGCTTATCTTACGGCGTGTTGGTGCCTGGCATTCAAGCCAACACCATTGCCGATTCATTTAAAACCGCGTTTGATATCCCGCCTATGGTGACGGGCATCATCGTGACCGTATTGATGGCGTATTTGATTTTTGGTGGCGTGAAGCGTATTGCCAGCGTGGCCGACAAAGTCGTGCCGATCATGGCCTTGGCCTACATCTTGCTGATGTTCATCATTTTGGGCAGCCACTACGAACAAGTACCCGCTATGTTTAGCCTGATCTTCCGCAGCGCCTTAGGTATGGATGCCGTTTTTGGTGGCATTGTGGGTACGGCCGTTTCTTGGGGCGTACGTCGTGCGGTGTTCTCTAACGTGGCTGGTGCCGGTGAGGCCACCTTTAGCTCGGCCGCAGCCGAAGTCAGCCACCCTGCCAAACAGGGTTTGATTCAGGCATTTTCGATCTACATCGACACGGTGGTGGTGTGTACTGCTTCTGGTTTGATGATGTTGGTAACCAATATGTACAACGTGTTCCCAGACGGCAGCAGCGTGGCCTTGGTTGAATATGTGCCTGGCGTGGCAGCGGGTACGGCGTGGACGCAAATGGCCGTGTCGACCGTGTTTACCGGTGCCGGCTCTGCCTTTGTATCGATTGCCGTGTTCTTGTTCGCGTTTACGACGCTGATGGCTTATTACTATATTGCTGAAACCACCATCGTTTATCTAGACCGTAAGCTGTCTTACCCTGTGTTGAAGCTATTGTTGAAGTTTGTGTTCTTGATCGTGTTGTTCTTTGGCAGCGTTCAGTCGGTGAGCCTGATGTGGAGCCTTGGCGACATTGGCTTTGGCAGCATGAGCTATTTGAACTTCATCGCCATCGTGCTGTTGTCTAAGCCTGCGTTTAGAACCTTGCGTGACTATGAACGGCAGAAAAAAATGGGCATCGACCCGATTTTTGATCCGCGCGTAGCCGGAGTGGAAAACGCCGAGCTGTGGGAAGAATTAAGCGACGAATATAAGAAAAAAGCCAAGTAA